The genomic interval TTGTTGAATGGGATTTGAAAGGATTGATCATTGGTTTTGAAGGATCTAGACCTTTCGCTTGACGCTCTTTGACAGCTCTTGGAGTTGAAAGTGAAAACATATCAGAATCATCCCATCCCGCGTTTGATCCTGATAGTAAAGTTTCCAATTCACCCTCTTGCGCTTCCAAGTCTGGTGACTTAGGTCTGTTCCTAAAGTTTGATGATGGGAAGCATGAAGACCATGGAATTTGAACTATGCAGTGACAAATGTGACTTATGAAATCTGCATCGATGTGCTCGAGACATTGGTGGATCATCCTGCACTTAATAGTGAAAGTGATGCTGCCTCATGGACGGCGATGTGGTTTCGAGAGAGGATGATCTGAAAGCAAGTAAGGCAGACAAGATGATAAGCGGTAGTCGAAGAGCATCCGGACATAAAAAGGTGTTGCAATCGAAAATCTCGGTTACTTGCTATTTGCGCGAATTTCCCTTTTCATGCAAGGCAAAAAATGCCTTCTACCCGAATCGAACGAGTGACCCTGTCATAGCATCAAAGACTACTAGTGACAAATTCTAAACCACTGAACTAAGAAGGCTTAGACGCTAAAACAGGTTTGGAGTTTTTACAATATCTGATTCGTGTTGTTTGCGTAGAGCAAGGACATCTAGTCAACTACGTCATCATGCGAGATATCAAGGATGTTACCGCGGCCGTTCGCATTATCGCTGACGTCGTTCAACCTATGAAAAATAAACATATCAGTGTACTGTTTTGCACATCCTCTGTTAGTTTCTGTACATATATAGGCAAACATATCACTACTTTGAACAGGTCCACTTGCTTGTATCCAGATAATCGCGATCTTTCAGTTTGAACGTTACTATCGATAAGAGTCCATTTAGACCAAAAATTCAGAAGATCTTGGAAAGCTAATTTTAGAATATACTTATCCATTCGACGATAAAACAAGATGGCAGCTGAAAAAGCCAAGAGTGTAGCTAAAAATGTGGTCGACGAACCCCTCACACCCTCTTTCACACCTAAAGATTACAGCTCATTCTTCCTTGCCGGTGCATTATGCTGTACTTTGTAAGCTTGCTTTTGTCACCTGTGGAGATAAGGAATGTTGCTAACATAGGATGATTGTTAGATCACATGGAGCTATGACCCGTAAGTACCGGATCTTCTAGTTCTTCGTACACCAGAACCGCACTGATAGTCCAATCTAACTTATAGCCATTGATGTCGTCAAGACACGTATCCAGATTGACCCCGCATTGAAGGGATACTCGTTACTAGCGGGAGGCCGAAGTATAGTCGCTGCAGAAGGTACAAAGGGACTGTTGACTGGTTTTGGACCAACTGCCGTTGGATACCTTTTCCAGGGAGGTGCTAAATTCGCAGGGTATGAAGCTGCTGTGAGTGACGGGATCCAGCCATGTCATGATGATCCGCTTATAATCACGTAGAAAAAATACCTAGTGGAACTTTCCGGTAGTAAGGAGAACGCTATAAAGAACAGAACAGCTATCTATCTGGGAGGTGCCGCTATCGCTGAGTGAGTCCAGCAGTCCTTCCTGCTTCTTCCTTATTACAGACTTCGTTCGTACATTGCTAATCAGCTATTCATAGATTCTTCGCCGATATCCTCTTGACACCCCTAGAAGCTACCAGAATTCGATTGGTATCCGACCCCAAAGTGAGCAGCTATATTGAAGTCGTACTGGCCATTTGCAGCGCATAGCTGATCGCGGTTTTCTCTTTAGTATGCCACCGGTCTCGTCTCGGGTTTGACCAAAATCGCTTCTACCGAGGGTTTCAGTAGTTTATATGCAGGTTTCATCCCTATTTTGGCAAAGCAAGTGCCATATGCTATTGGTGAGTCAGCTCGAACCTTCCCGCAGGATTTTTCTTGTCCTTGTGAAGTGTAAGAGTGTCAACTGAGACTCGCCTTCTCGCGATTTCAGGCCAATTCACCGTGAATGAGCGATGCACCGAATTCATCTACAATTCGATGACCCCTGAGACAAAGGCAAACTTATCTTCGACATCTCAATTCGGTATAACTCTTGGTTCTGGTGTTGTAGCAGGTTTCGCGGCGGCTATTCTCAGTCACGTAAGTCGATCAATGTTTGGAGATTATCCCATTATTGGAAGAGCTGACGTCTCCTTGTTTCCTTTAGCCCGCTGATACCCTTTTATCCCAAATCAACAAAGGTCACGGTCCAAAAGGATCAATGGTTTACAGATTGATCACGTTAGGTAAAGAGGCTGGAGTAAAGGGCTTATTCGCTGGTCTCGGTCCAAGAATGAGTAAGTCACGCATTCGCAACTCCCTTATTCGATTACCTTTAGGCGGCGAAGGTGAATTGAAATGCTGACCTTATCATTGTAGTCATGACTGCCGGTCTTGTCAGTTCACAATTCATCATGTACGGCTGGATTAAGTCTGCTATGGGTGCTAGACCAGGTATTGAAATTCACAAAGAGGAAACTGCATAAAAGTGGCATATTAAAAGTATACccaagaaggaagaagggGGAATCCTTCTTTAATAGAACCGGATGAAGCTTATAGACATATCATGTATTTTCCTTCGATTTTTACCATCCCATCCTAAAGCAGGAGTGACGCGATCGTGTATCAAGCTGGTAGTGAAGCGTGTATTGAAAATCTAGATATGATAGCTTTGTTAAAAGATGTCCGGGTGAAAAGATTTCGACCCCGCAAGACTTGTGTAAGGGTCAGACCAAAGTAGATCCAGGCATGGCAGGGTACGAATGTGTTGCATTCTCCTGTACGAAGTATTCTAATCCGGTTACAGGTTCTGGGTTACGAGTCTGATCAGATTGGTTGCATTCAGGCTTTTCCTCTACTACGATATCACCTGTTTCGTTTGAGGTTGGCAGTGGCGGCATAGTAGGGGAAATCGAGGCTTGAACTCTTTTTTGTTTGGCGGCTCGAGGGTTGAGAATTAGCGCCAGAATGACCAGAATGATAACCATCACAGCAGTGACAGCGTACATGACCTGGAACCCAGTTTCAACATTGTCATTCAGCTGCACAAGGAGTCaaacttgatttgatgTCCCCGCAGAATCAAACTTACAAAAGCTGAGATGTCCAACCTCGTCCTGAAGAATAAGCTTAGGATATAGAATATTGCTCCAATGATATCGGTGAAAACGAATGTTAATGATAAACCGGTAACTTCCTTTGAACGATATATTTCGTAATATTGAGGTCTACAATACAGTTTATATCAATTGCGGCATCGGCATTATTGTTGAAGGAGAATCGAAAGCTTACAACAGTCCgataaaagataaagcGGATGAAGTATACCCATAAACGACCATAGGTACCTCCGTACCTTTCCTTTTCGCAGCCTGTAAAGATATGTGGCAATAAGCATCCGCATCAAAATATCACAAGGAGATTTAAATAGAAAGATACTGACCAAAAGACCGAATATGCTACCAACTTCAAAAACAGCAGCTAAAGTCATCCAAATAACCCAATACAAGAGACTTTTCAAGAAGGAATAATCATAGGAATAATATAAACACTGAGCCCAGGCAATCGACAAGAAAATCAAGGTCAAATGCGGTTGAATAACCATTGGTATAGCAAGGTGGCGAGATGATACGTAAACGcaaaaaaataaagatgagGCTGCCCATATACTTTTCTCAAAACGTCAATTTTACAACCCAGAGGGCGTGAAAGGGTAATCATTCACTCACCACATCATGAGAGGAGAAAGACCTCTAGTAGATTTGGTTCTATATGATTTGTACACTTGGGGAATAGCCTTAGTGGCGAAGGTCAAGTTGGTCAATGTACGCGTAGCAGAGCAACTCGGATGGTGATCAACTTACCTGTAATGCCCAGAGAGCGGCACCGATAGTGGCAAGTACATTCTCCGCAGCtttgttttctttcatcttgcGTTAATATCGTAATGGGAATGATTCTGGTATTAGTCTATTCAAGAGGCTTCAGTAGATTTTCTCGACCAATGCTACTTATATGTAATTTCAAAACAAAGTCTACGTACGACCACTGAGATAGACCGGATGATGATCCGACATAAGAAGCAGTATAAACGATCAAGTCGACGTTCTTGGTAATTCATACTAATATTACAAATCTCCGATTCCCGTTGTGTACGGTGACCTCTTGGTACATTGACGATAGCTCAGCATTCACCTTATGTACACCAAAGAAGCATACTTTCTGagctttcttcttgcttAAAGCTCCGATCAGTTATTCTGATAAATCTGGACCGCCTGATTCTTTTTGGGAATAGCTCAATTCTAGATCTTGGAGTGCAATGGTGGACATTGGCTTTCCGCCGGTCATTCATGCTATTCAATTGCGCTCTTGCTGCAAAGGTATTCCTATCATTCCATTGATGAGAATCCTGAAAGGTATTTATACACCAATTACAGTAAGTTCTATCAGGTATTACCAATCCAGCTTCCTTGGTAAATCTAAGTATTCCAAATACTTGTGTGgcataatttcattttttcttctaacATGAGTACATATCGCTTAGTCAGCCGATCACATCCATTCCTTTGAGTCCCGTTTAGCCGAATCGTGAGaagtaaatcatttaatcaAATCCCAAACTCAAGGGGTAGTCCGCTGATCAAGCGTCAGCTGTCACTAAAACCTGCGTCTCCATTCCTTTTGATCTGAGGCACATCATTAGGTCCGTAAGCATATTTGGCATCATCAAACAAATTTTCCGGGGAAATCAAGTAAGCACACAATTGTCAAATCCTGCGATCGGTCACCTACTGAACGGCATACAATCGATTGCTATTGGATATCCGTTGACATTATTTGCCTTATGAGCATATGTACAAATTGGGCCATTGAGCGTATGCCGTAGGAcagattgatttttcggtaagaattgatcaaaagtCAACATGAATGAATGCGATGAGACTATATTTTCGGGAACAGGTGTCTATGGGTAATTGGAAGGCTCAAACTGCGACAGGGTTGCAAATAGAATGTCAAATGAGAGGGCGGAGATTTGTTCGTGTAACATAAAGCGGAGAAAATAGCGATGAGATCTGATTATAAGGCGATTATCGTATATCGTTGGAGAGAGAAATGTTACTATGATTTATGACTCGTttatacttcttcttctggttTAGCGTCATATCCTGAAAACGGAACTTCTTGCTGTAATTCTAAATCTGCTGTAATTTTCGCACCGTAGTCTAGAATAGGCACCTCGTGATGAGGCAACAGACCAGTCGGAGTGCAAGGACCACTTTCACATTCGGAATCGGAAAAGTAATCTGGATCATGATTTCGTATTGGTGATTTGAAACGTATTTCCTCGAGATCGAAATTGCTTGGTAGTATCGATTGAGGGTCAATTGTAGCTGTAGTTGTGGTAGTGATTCTTTCcagctttctcttcttaGCTGCTCGAGGATTGAGTATCAAAGCTAGAATGACGACGAGGAGCATCATGACCGCTGACAAGACATAGATAACCTGCAGAAACGGCTTGAATAAGCAAGAGTCGGCTGCATCGAAAGGATTAACTCACCATAGCTGAGATATCCAATGAGGGTCTAAAGAATAGACTGATCATGTAGAATATACCGCCCATTGCGTTAGTGCAAACAAAAGGATAAGATAGACCGGttacttctttttccttgTAGATTTCATAATATTGGGGTCTGTTCATGAAGAGGGATAAGCGACTGAAATAGACAACGGCTGTGCCGACTTACAACAAACCGATTACACAAGTTATTGAAGACATGTAGCCGTAGACCTGAGCTGGAATCGTGATGTCATGTCTTTGAGCTACCTGAATAGGATATGAGCTTAAGATCTCGGTCTTTTCGGTTCTTCACTTGTTTGAATCACTCACGAGGAGCCCAATAATACTTGCTGCCTCAAATCCAATACAAATAATAGCCCAAAGGGTACCAAACAAGAGAGATCTCATAAGCGAGTATCCGCTTCCATAGTACAAGCATTGCACCCATGAAGAGGAGAATACTATTAGAGAGAAGTGTATTTGAACAATTGCTGGTATAGCCAATTTCCGGACTACGGTGTACACGCAAAAGAATAAAGAAGAGAGAGCCCAGATACTATCGCATGACGATTCTCATCAACAGACATTCTCAAACATAGCAGATCCATATACGCACATCATCAGTTGTGGTGATACGCCTTTTGTGGATTTAGTTCGAAAGGATTTATATAATTGGGGGAAAGCCTGTGGgaaaatcttctttagtCATTCTTACTCATAAATGGGAATCAATTCAGCTCCTGGAGTGATGTATGCGATGTGAAAAGACTCACTTGTACAGTCCAAAGTACAGCTCCAACAGTCGCGAAAGCATTTTCGAGTGATTTGTTTTCGTGCATCTCGTTAATCACCGGATATAATGAGGATCCTCAAGCTCTGTAGTGGATATGAACATATTTGTCGAGGGGACTGCACTTCTTACGACTTGTGATTAATCTTACTTATATACTATATGAGATCCATTTTTGCGTCAGAGTGAATTCAGCTCGTCGATTGAGAGTCCAGAAAAACGGAAATCATCGGTTCCTATCGTTCCGGCTATACCGAAATTCAGCGGAGACTGAATGTGACTAATTACGTGCTTGCTTACctttccaattttcttctaaGGATCATATGCACAAGGTCCAGATCCTGACAGCAGGTCGGATTTACTCGCGGTGATTTTCTGACAACAATAGTGGGGCTGACCTATTGATTGagggaaaatcaaatgtcAATCAGGACGGTCATTCCTAAAAATCTAGCCTTGGCCTGAGATTTTAAGGGAAATATTCGAATACcgtaaatcttcttcaaaaagCGTTGGAATCAGCTTCACAACGCGTTTAAGCTTGTTATTTGCCTCGTAGGATTTGACCGATGGATTTTTAGTCGATAAAATTTGTTATTGCCCAAATGGAAAGATACTGCAGATGATGCTAAGAAGGGAGCAGACCAGCATGAAGACCCGATGGAATTCAGCTTGAGGCTGCGAAAAGTATACATTGAAAGGCAGCTCATGTGTGGCACGCTCATTTGCTCGACAAGAAGCGAGTAATAGCCGTTACCTGTAAGCGATATGTTTTGACTTCGAGTAAGAGGTATTTGCATTCTCGCGAATCAGACCTTTTGGTCCCTTCGATTCTTACAAACAGTCCTTTACGCAGGGCGTATATCACACGGACAACTCGCTAAAACACAATTTTTAGTCGATAACTGAAATTGTTGTTTTAGGAATTAAGGGAAAAGTCATACCGGCTCGTTCCTGCCGATCATCAGTCCCCTTAATACCCTTTATGCTTCACTCGTTGCTAATTCACAGATATGCTCCGTACCGTACCAACGAAGCAAATGTAAGTAGGGTTTAAGAGTCCAGATTGATACATCAAGCAAAAGCAGTAATGTTAATGCAACTTCCTCCTATAATGACTTGCCGGCGGGTCGGTCCGAATTCATGATCAATCCAATACGAAACGGGAAGGCGGATGAGACGTACTTTCGCGCCCAACGCGGGCACAAGAAGATTTCGGCAATCAAAGTAACAAGCGAACGATAGAATTAAATATCACGGGAACCATCCATACGATGCCGGAGTGTGACTGAGTAGTAATGTGACTTTGGAAAGCTGAATCTCTTTTTACATAGTTCTATGGTTTAGGTTTTGGTTGTCACTTGATTTTCAGAAGAAGCCGACTTACGTCTAACATTCCCATGACCATTCTTGGACGACTTGTGTGGAGTAGCTTTCTTTTCTGTTGCGTATGAGTAAGTATATCATAAACTTAATTTGTCCTCCGTGATCAGTCGTTAAGAGATCGCTAGCATAGTAATTTACCGCGGACGCGCACGAGCGAACGAGAAAGGTGGAGGAAGATAAGCGTTGCCACTTTGCCACTTAATTGACAACGTGTCGCGAGCATGGCTCATTTTATGGTGGAGGGGTCCGCTTGAGGATGTCCATCCATCCGATGGATGAACAATGCATGACCGAAACGCAACCTTCGAGGTACTTACtcttatttgatattcaatTGCATATTCCTTCTGCCTTTTATTCAGCTCAGCTTATTTGTTGCAATAGtcgaaagaagaaacgGCGAAGAGAAGATTGCCAAGATGGACGTAGATACACCGACGCCCGCAACTGCAGTCGTTAAGGGCGACGACAAGAAACCGAGATTTGAAGTCAAGAAGGTGAGGCAGCTGTTTGATGTAGTCAGATCTTGACCATAGGCTGACGTGCATATCATCAAGTGGAATGCTGTAGCATTATGGGCATGGGGTAAGCTAAGCTTATTACACTGACATCACTGCTGTAACTAACAATTGCAATCAGACATTGTCGTCGACAATTGTGCAATCTGTAGAAACCATATTATGGATCTTTGTAAGTTTTAAATATAGTTCTCATAACTACCATTCTCAATCGGTACCGATGCCGGAGCGCCGAGCTAACGTTTCAACCTAAAAGGTATCGAATGTCAAGCGAATCAAGGGGCGGATAACGAAGGTACGCTATCTCTGAGTGAATCTCGATGAATTCGAGCTGACATCACGAGTTTTTACAGGCTGTACGGTTGCGTGGGGTATTTGTAATGTTCGTATTCTTCAATATAATACTCAAGAATAACATCTGACCAATTCTGATTTTAGCACGCTTTCCACTTCCACTGCATTTCTCGATGGCTGAAAACACGACATGGTAGGTTTGGCTTTCGCTTGGTCATTCAGTGCGTAGCTGATGCGTTTTCCGCTTCGTTCCAGTTTGTCCTCTTGATAAGTGAGCTAGATGAAGTTTCCTCGCCCTTAGAGCGCAATGTAGCCAGCTGACCTTCTTACCGCATAGCCGACAATGGGAGCTCCAAAAATACGGTCGTTAAGCTCATCTCATCCTCCTTACCTCACTCAACCCCTCCTATTCTCGCATAACGGCACAGACATTGTATATCCTATGACCAAAAACCCCATGTATGATAGACTCAGTGATCCCTGAATGCTTCGAAAACGAAAGCCTGCAGTGCAGAGTGAGGTTTTCCGTGACGAGACATAATTTTGCAGATATGCCATTTGTATCATGACTGGGGTATAATAATGCTAATTATACTAGATTATTGATCTATGTCTATATGAGTAATCGCTCTATTCCGATTTAAGAACTGGGGTTGATTGAGACCATAAACCTTGCTCAAAtctaccttctttctcttcaatcATCCTTCCCAATTCAGCCAATCCAGCTTGTAAAGTATCAGTAATCTTGATTCTTACATCTCTCTCTTTTCCTTCAGATAGATCACCTTTACTCCTAATTTCTCTTTGTACATTTCCAACATTTCCTAGCAATTTTGAatcattcttttcaatttcttgattcCATTCTCCACCAATACCAACTGTTCcaacttctttttctgCCATTTCTCGCCATGCTTTGACTAAAGGTTCTATTCGAGATGTTAAAGGTTTTCCAACTGTTATACTGATTTTCGCTCCAGGTCGAGGTACAGGTTTAGGCCAACCTCTCCTTTCGTctaataattgatcaaaaccTAATATACATATTAATCAGCCCtaattaatgaaattgagtAAGAAATGCAAATGTGTATTTACCAGAAATCCATATTGGTATTATCTCGGGCATAACTTTTGAATCCATTATAATTCTACCTATACCCCATTTAAATCTGAATAAACCCCCTTTCGGATTAGTCGGTtcttgatttacctttccTTCTGGAAATATATGTATCTACAGATATCAAACAATGTCAATGTCGTCAAACGACGAAAACTCATTGACAAAACGATACGATTGGACTTACCCAACTACCATCTTGTAACAGTTTGACAGCACGATCTACTGCAGGTTGAAATATGCCTCCACCTCGATGCGTTTCTATCACTTGACCTAAATCGAAGAATTTGGAATGTAATGGTTTTGTGAATAGTACATCTGATGCTATATGATGGAAATAGTTATCAGCTATGAATTTTCGAGCACGAGAGAAAACAAGATGCAAGTAGGCAGTGAGAAGTTGAGTCAATAGTAGATTATATGTTAGAGTAGGCTGGAGAACATGAAGAATATCTTACCTCCTAATGTCCACCTAGAATTCCTGCACGTATGAGAAGGGGTAGCAAATggaaaataatttgataaaggCATAAGTGACCACATCTGAACGAATATCGTATTACACTATGAGCTTAATATTTCAGGGAGCGATATTtcagctgacttaccaTTGGATCATCGCATACTGAATTATGATTACACACTATAGTCAAGTTGTAACATCAGCTTTAGCTTGGACAATAGAGGTCTAAGATACCCTTTCTTAACACATGTGGTTTGACTTGATTCTATACATTTATGGAGGATCGAATCCAACTTACAGGTAACGATTCCTCTCCTACTTAATTGTGAAGTATCTCCATCGAtttctaaaccttctatagcttttcctttacctttcccATCATGTGGTATCCTCAAAGCATCTAACAAAATTGGTAATCCATTCACTTCGTATTTCTTAGTTGTCAACCTTAGATATGCCCGAGAAGCTAAAGCGATAGTTGATAAAGTTAATGCAGAAGCGAAAGTAGCTGGTCGAGCCATTGTTGTTTCTTTTGTTGCCTGGACAACTATGCCAAGATCTCTCGGTgcttcaatttgatcacTCCCGTTTTCGACCAACAAGCCTCTGTCCTACTCCTGGCTGACAAAATCACAAAATTGTGGTGAAAATACAATGTTTGGCTGCAAATGACAGACAAAGCAAATGAACGTTTGTTGTAACTGCTCAAAGCGTTCCCccaactttttttttgagATGTTATCGTGCCTGACTTTCATGGGgtaaaaacaaaaatcgTGCCGAACGAACTAAAACCAAATCGGCATCACTGCATAATATACATCGCCCCTTCATATGCATTCGTAGTACAAAGTGAAAACCGTGATAATACGCGAGGCGAAGGAGTAGAAATATGGGTATCTCGTCATGCAGGATATAATTGTAAGCTAATCTCTGTATCGCCCTCGAGCGATTTTGACTGAATCAATCACGAAGATATTGCGCCCTATAATTTTGTAGCTGTCAGCTTCTTTGTGTCCACTCAGCCATAATTTGACAGCGACTGACAGATCATGTATTCTATCAAACATCATAGTGAGATATGAAGTGTCATTTAGCAAAGCTTCGAATTGCTTTATagcatcttcttcggaAAGGTCAAGCATAAACTTTTCTTGAACCTGTCAAATGGCGGTATATGAGCTACTTCACCTAGGTCGGCTCACGATTCGGCAGCTCACCTTCCATACAGCTTTGTCCGGTTCTGACTGTATATCTTGAATCCCAGCATCAACCATCAAAGCTACTAAATTCAGTATCAAATTGGCGTTTTTCCTTAATCCTATGAAAGCAGTATAGCAAAGACTTTGAAATCTAGCATAATGTGCAGATTGGGTTCCACCCATTGCGTCCACCATTTCTTTGCATACTTTGACTGGTGGAGGGTACGGCTTTGGATCACGTCCGAGTATGTAGCCAAAGTCGACTGCGGGGTAAACAATATATGTCAGCTGCCTTCACAGATGGCAAATCACAAAGTGACTGACCGTGGAAGAAGTGCCCATCCGGCGCTAACATGAGATTGTCCAGATGTCTATCGCCGACTCCGAGCACATAAGTAAGTACCGAGTATCCAGCTGCCATCATGGGAACCACAGATTAACAAGCTGCCAATGGACAGTCCGAAAAAGACCCACCACAACTTCTGACAAACGTATCCATAACTCCTGTCTCGATCCCATAACTACCCAAAGCCCCATCATCCGCATGTTCTT from Kwoniella pini CBS 10737 chromosome 4, complete sequence carries:
- a CDS encoding RING-box protein 1A, coding for MDVDTPTPATAVVKGDDKKPRFEVKKWNAVALWAWDIVVDNCAICRNHIMDLCIECQANQGADNEGCTVAWGICNHAFHFHCISRWLKTRHVCPLDNRQWELQKYGR